A stretch of the Enterobacter mori genome encodes the following:
- a CDS encoding immunity 8 family protein codes for MKLKQRKLEIKHYWSPDIYDPWTWESIDNNVFYFLEMNIGMSDEDSSDLYSVAVATIEGVSSLKDKKSMLNKQYKIILIDEYSWKRVVSILNSIVSSIEIKNNIYISQELCKYFYWEYDSMK; via the coding sequence ATGAAATTAAAGCAAAGAAAACTAGAGATAAAACATTACTGGTCTCCAGATATATATGACCCGTGGACTTGGGAGTCTATCGATAATAATGTTTTCTATTTTCTTGAAATGAATATAGGCATGAGTGACGAAGATTCTTCGGATCTTTATTCTGTGGCTGTGGCAACTATCGAAGGAGTGTCTTCTCTAAAAGATAAAAAAAGCATGCTTAACAAACAATATAAAATAATTCTGATTGATGAATATTCATGGAAAAGAGTTGTGTCTATCTTAAACTCTATCGTTTCAAGTATTGAAATTAAAAACAACATATATATATCACAAGAGTTATGTAAGTATTTTTATTGGGAATATGATTCAATGAAATGA